In Chromatiales bacterium 21-64-14, the DNA window CGGGCGTCCAGCTGGTCATGAACCAGGGGGACGTGAACCTGGCCGGACCGGTCAAGGTTTTGTCCCAGGGCGGGTTTCCAGAGAAATACGGGGAGTTGTACATGACCCCGGCGCAGACTCGGGCATTGTTCGACGCCAAGGGTTGGGGCACGGTGGCGGCGTTCCAGACCCGCAATCCCATGCACCGTTCGCACGAATATCTGGCGAAGATCGCAGTGGAGATCTGCGACGGCGTACTGGTCCACTCCCTGCTGGGCAAGCTCAAGGCCGGCGACATCCCGGCGGAGGTCCGCACCCAGGCCATTTCCACGCTGATCGGCAAGTATTTCGTCAAGGACACGGTGATCCAATCCGGCTACCCGCTGGATATGCGTTACGCGGGCCCGCGGGAGGCGCTGCTGCACGCGCTGTTCCGTCAGAACTACGGCTGTTCCCACCTGATCGTCGGCCGGGACCACGCCGGCGTCGGCGAGTACTACGGCCCGTTCGATGCCCACCACATCTTCGATGAGATCCCGGCGGACGCGCTCGAAACCAAGCCGCTGAAGATCGATTGGACGTTCTGGTGCAACAAGTGCGAGGGCATGGCTTCCATGAAGACCTGCCCCCATGAGGCCGCCGATCGGCTGCTCCTCTCCGGCACCAAGCTACGCAAGGCGCTGTCCGAGGGCGACACGGTCCCCGACCATTTCAGCCGGCCCGAGGTGCTGGAGATTTTGCGCGGCTACTATTCAAGCCTCGCCGACGATCAGAAGGTCAAGATCAAGCTCACTGGTCACTCGGCCAAGTAACACGACTCCGGAGACCACCGCGGGCCAGTGCCCGCGGTGGATATTTTAAACTGCAGTGAACCGCAAGGTGGAGATAGAACCATGCCTACTTTCGTCCGCACCGACAAATGCGACGGCTGCAAGGGTCAGGACAAGACCGCTTGCATGTACATCTGCCCCCACGACCTGATGCTGCTCGACAAGGACGGGGCAATGACCGGCCATGCGATGAAGGCGTTCAACCAGGAACCCGAGCAGTGCTGGGAATGCTATTCGTGTGTGAAGATCTGCCCGCAGCAGGCCATCGAGTGCCGGCACTACGCGGACATCGTCCCGCTGGGCGCATCCGTACAGCCGCTGCGCGGAACCGATTCCATCATGTGGACCATCAAATTCCGCAACGGCACCATGAAGCGCTTCAAATTCCCGATCCGCACCACGCCGGAAGGCTCTGCGGACCCGACCGCCGGCAAGGGCAAGCCGAACGGCAGCGAGATCGGCAATCCACATGTGCTGTTCGACCACGACTTGCACGCCTGCGACATGAGCCAGTTCGTCAACGGCTGAAAACGACCGTGCAACACTTTCCCCGGAGAGGCTGGGGAGACCGTGGTGGCACTGGGAAAAGCAGCATACTACTGAAAGATCCAGAGGGTAACGAGCAATGGCCGAATACGCGTTTGGGAATCCTGAGATCGTCGAGGAGGAAGTGGACATCCTCATCATCGGCGGTGGCATGGCCGCGTGCGGAACTGCGGTAGAGATCGGGCAGTGGGCCGACAGCGACATGAAGATCAAGCTGGTGGACAAAGCCGCCATGTCGCGCTCCGGCGCCGTGGCCCAGGGGCTCTCCGCCATCAACACCTACATGGGTGAGAACGACCCGTCGGATTACGTGCGCATGGTGCGCACCGACCTGATGGGTATCATCCGCGAGGACCTGGTGTACGACGTGGGCCGCCATGTCGACTCCTCGGTGCATTTGTTCGAGGGGTGGGGTCTGCCGGTCTGGAAGCAGCCTGGCGACGAGGGCAAGAAGCTGACCGAGGGCGGGAAGCCGGTGCGCTCGGGCAAGTGGCAGATCATGATCAACGGCGAATCCTACAAGTGGATCGTCGCCGAGGCCGCTAAGAAGGCCCTCGGGATGGAGAACATCGAAGAGCGCATCTTCATCGTGAAGATGGTCAACGACAAGAAGGACCCGGAGCGGGTCGCCGGCGCCGTCGGTTTCTCGGTGCGTGACCACAAGGTGCATGTCTTCAAGTTCAAAGCCTGCCTGCTGGTCTGCGGTGGTGCGGTGAACGTGTTCCGTCCGCGCTCCGTCGGCGAGGGCACCGGGCGCGCCTGGTATCCGGTGTGGAACGCTGGTTCCACCTACGCGATGGCCGCGGAAGTGGGTGCCGAATTGACCATGATGGAAAACCGCTTCGTGCCGACGCGGTTCAAGGACGGCTACGGCCCGGTCGGTGCATGGTTCCTGCTGTTCAAAGCCAAGGCCCAGAACGGTGCTGGCGAGGACTACCAGACCAAGAACGCCGACATGCTCAAGCAGCACAACTATGGCAACCACGCCAAGGGCCATGTGATGGGCACCTGCCTGCGCAACCATCTCATGATGCATGAGATGCGCGAGGGCCGCGGTCCCATCCTCATGGATACCCCGACGGCGCTGGCAAAGCTCGCCGAGACCATGACGCCCAAGGAGATCAAGCACCTGGAGGCGGAGGCCTGGGAAGACTTCCTGGACATGACCATTGGCCAGTGCGGCGTATGGGCGGGTGAGAACATCGAGCCCGACAAGGAGATGTCCGAGCTGATGCCCACCGAACCCTACCTGCTGGGTTCGCATGCGGGTTGCGCGGGTATCTGGGTCTCCGGGCCCTCCGACCTTCCGGGCGTCCCCAAGGATTGGAGCTGGGGTTACCGGGGCATGACCACCGTCAAGGGGCTGTTCACCGCCGGTGACGGGGTCGGCGCTTCGGGTCACAAGTTCTCTTCCGGGTCGTTCACCGAAGGGCGGCTGTCGGCCAAGGCCATGGTTCAGTTCGTGCGCGACAACAAGAGTTGGAAGCCGGAACTGGATACCCCGGTATCCGAACTGGTGGAACAGATCTACCAGCCGGTGAAGACCTATCTGGAGCACAAGGACTACACCACGGCAGAGGACATCAACCCTCACTACATCACGCCCAAGATGCTGCAGTTCCGTCTGCAGAAGATCATGGACGAGTACGTGGCTGGAGTATCCACCTGGTACCAGACCAACGCGAGGATGCTGGGCATCGCGGAACGCAAGCTGCAGATGCTCAAGGAAGACTCCCTGAAGATGCGCGCCAAGGACCTGCATGAGCTCCTGCGTGCATGGGAGAACTACCATCGCATCATCGCGGCAGAGGCCCACATGCGGCATATCCAGTTCCGCGAAGAGACCCGGTATCCTGGCTACTACTACCGCGCCGACTTCCTGGACCTGGACGATGACAATTGGAGGGTCTTCGTGAACTCCAAGTACGACCGGAAAACCGGTGGGTGGACGTTCCGCAAGGTGCCCTACGTGCAGCTCATCAAATAGTGGTGAGTTGTTTCGAACGACACCGTTAAGTCCTGCAGTACGACAGGCCGGGCGTCCCTACTTGGGGCGTCCGGCCTTTCTTTTCCTGAAGAGGTACCGTCCATGAAAGATGTGAAGACACTGGTGCAGAATCCACCTCGCGGCCCCGTGGAACCCATCCAGCTCGGGCTGAACGACACGATCCAGTTCCAGTGTCACAAGGGGATCGATTGTTTCAACCAATGTTGCATGGACATCGACATCACCCTTACCCCGTATGACATCCTGCGCCTGTCGCGCCGGCTGGAGATCACCACATCGCAGTTCCTGATCCTCCACACCGTGTCTTTCGAGATGGACCAGCACGGGATGCCGGGCTATAAGCTGCGCACCCGGGACGACTCTCCTGCCTGCCAGTTCGTCACCGAAGAGGGATGTGGCGTCTACGAGGATCGTCCAGCCGCATGCCGTTATTACGCATTGGGCAGCATGGGTCTGCGCCGCAAGGATTCCCCGACGGTCGATGACCTATATTTTCTGGTCAAGGAGGCGCACTGCCATGGCCACCGTGAGCCACGGACCGTCACGGTGCAGGAGTACCGGCACGAACAGGGGGTCGAGATCTATGACGAGATGAACCGGGATTGGCGCGATATCATCCTCAAGAAGCGCTCCAGCGGTCCCACCGTGGGCAAGCCCTCGGAACGCAGCATTCAGCTCTTCCACTTGGCAAGCTACGACCTGGACGGGTTCCGCGAGTTCGTGTTCAACGCGGGTTTCCAGGAGGTCTTCGACCTGGATTCCGCCACCCAGAACAGCTTGCGCAGTGATGATGAGTCCCTGCTGCGCTTCGCGCTGCGCTTCCTGAAACAGGTACTGTTTGGCGAACAGCAGATCCCGCTCCGGCAAGGG includes these proteins:
- a CDS encoding sulfate adenylyltransferase — encoded protein: MSRLVKPHGGSNLKPLLLTGGALQEERKRAASLPKIPITSREAGDLIMLGIGGFTPLDGFMGRADWAGVCDEMRLTTGVFWPIPITLSADKATADGVKAGAEVALFDAERDEILATMKVTEKYTIDKAHECKTIFKTTDQEHPGVQLVMNQGDVNLAGPVKVLSQGGFPEKYGELYMTPAQTRALFDAKGWGTVAAFQTRNPMHRSHEYLAKIAVEICDGVLVHSLLGKLKAGDIPAEVRTQAISTLIGKYFVKDTVIQSGYPLDMRYAGPREALLHALFRQNYGCSHLIVGRDHAGVGEYYGPFDAHHIFDEIPADALETKPLKIDWTFWCNKCEGMASMKTCPHEAADRLLLSGTKLRKALSEGDTVPDHFSRPEVLEILRGYYSSLADDQKVKIKLTGHSAK
- a CDS encoding adenylyl-sulfate reductase subunit alpha, producing MAEYAFGNPEIVEEEVDILIIGGGMAACGTAVEIGQWADSDMKIKLVDKAAMSRSGAVAQGLSAINTYMGENDPSDYVRMVRTDLMGIIREDLVYDVGRHVDSSVHLFEGWGLPVWKQPGDEGKKLTEGGKPVRSGKWQIMINGESYKWIVAEAAKKALGMENIEERIFIVKMVNDKKDPERVAGAVGFSVRDHKVHVFKFKACLLVCGGAVNVFRPRSVGEGTGRAWYPVWNAGSTYAMAAEVGAELTMMENRFVPTRFKDGYGPVGAWFLLFKAKAQNGAGEDYQTKNADMLKQHNYGNHAKGHVMGTCLRNHLMMHEMREGRGPILMDTPTALAKLAETMTPKEIKHLEAEAWEDFLDMTIGQCGVWAGENIEPDKEMSELMPTEPYLLGSHAGCAGIWVSGPSDLPGVPKDWSWGYRGMTTVKGLFTAGDGVGASGHKFSSGSFTEGRLSAKAMVQFVRDNKSWKPELDTPVSELVEQIYQPVKTYLEHKDYTTAEDINPHYITPKMLQFRLQKIMDEYVAGVSTWYQTNARMLGIAERKLQMLKEDSLKMRAKDLHELLRAWENYHRIIAAEAHMRHIQFREETRYPGYYYRADFLDLDDDNWRVFVNSKYDRKTGGWTFRKVPYVQLIK
- a CDS encoding adenylyl-sulfate reductase subunit beta; amino-acid sequence: MPTFVRTDKCDGCKGQDKTACMYICPHDLMLLDKDGAMTGHAMKAFNQEPEQCWECYSCVKICPQQAIECRHYADIVPLGASVQPLRGTDSIMWTIKFRNGTMKRFKFPIRTTPEGSADPTAGKGKPNGSEIGNPHVLFDHDLHACDMSQFVNG